A part of Liolophura sinensis isolate JHLJ2023 chromosome 1, CUHK_Ljap_v2, whole genome shotgun sequence genomic DNA contains:
- the LOC135465479 gene encoding uncharacterized protein F54H12.2-like: protein MALPHPECCPSVSSEFDLWTLPPTDTSVREGRWDAYSPIASLSDVGPVEFVITNADADTYLDLANTMLYVKAKILNGDGTAVAADKKVAPTNLWIQSMWRQVDVSLNDKLITPSTNMYPYRAYLETLLSYGKEAKKSQLSAALWYADTPGKFDTMSDTNAGFVDRLNCTAESRSVDMLGRLHCDMFLQHRHLLNNVTVRIRLTPAKDSFALMSDEAAPGYKTRLEEVLIFVRKVKITSGVQLGHLKALAKAPAKYPIRRVLTKYFSVPRGHTLINEQNLFLGSLPTRLVVGCVSNKAFDGDYTKNPFRFRHYYTNFVALYVGGRQIPTKPLTPDFENENFIRTYMNLFTHTGKAFHDEGNNIKRTTFAEGHTLFCFDLTPSLHDDHQLNLAVCRIPARRRSATMYDDVAGTASRVSVSGYYGSRPAAPR from the exons ATGGCTCTTCCCCACCCCGAATGCTGCCCGTCCGTCAGCAGtgagtttgatttgtggaccttaccccCGACCGACACCAGCGTTCGAGAAGGCCGCTGGGATGCTTACAGCCCCATCGCCAGCCTGAGTGATGTGGGACCTGTAGAATTTGTCATCACCAACGCTGACGCAgacacttacttggacttggccaacaccatgcTGTACGTGAAGGCAAAAATCCTCAACGGGGACGGGACGGCTGTGGCGGCTGACAAGAAGGTGGCTCCGACTAACCTGTGGATACAATCCATGTGGCGacaggtcgacgtctccctgaacgatAAACTCATCACGccgtccaccaacatgtacccatacCGGGCTTACTTGGAGACATTGTTGTCTTACGGTAAAGAGGCTAAAAAGAGCCAGCTGTCTGCTGCCTTGTGGTATGCGGACACCCCAGGAAAGTTTGACACGATGAGTGACACCAACGCCGGGTTTGTCGATCGGCTGAACTGCACGGCTGAaagtcggtcggttgacatgctgggtcGCCTGCATTGTGACATGTTCCTGCAACACCGACACCTGCTCAACAACGTCACGGTCCGCATCCGTCTCACCCCGGCTAAGGATTCGTTTGCTTTGATGTCCGATGAAGCCGCTCCCGGTTACAAGACTCGCTTGGAGGAGGTCTTGATCTTTGTGCGtaaagtgaaaatcaccagcggtgtgcaactggggcatttgaaagcCTTGGCCAAAGCTCCTGCCAAGTACCCAATCCGccgcgtgctgaccaagtatttctctgtCCCCAGAGGTCACACCctcatcaatgaacaaaacctatttctgggcagcttaccgacacgtttagtggtgggGTGTGTGAGCAACAAGGCTTTTGACGGGGACTACACTAAAAACCCGTTTCGTTTCCGACACTActacacaaacttcgtcgccttgTACGTCGGCGGTCGTCAGATTCCAACCAAGCCCCTGACACCCGACTTTGAGAACGAGAATTTCATCCgcacgtacatgaacctctttacccacACGGGGAAAGCGTTCCACGACGAGGGAAACAATATCAAGCGCACCACATTCGCCGAAGGCcacacgctgttttgtttcgacttgacccctAGCCTCCACGATGAccaccaactgaacctg GCCGTCTGCCGTATACCGGCAAGGCGCCGCTcggcaacaatgtatgacgatgtaGCAGGCACGGCAAgtcgggtcagtgtgtcaggctatTACGGCTCCCGGCCCGCCGCCCCCCGCTAg